A single window of Malus sylvestris chromosome 5, drMalSylv7.2, whole genome shotgun sequence DNA harbors:
- the LOC126623383 gene encoding probable LRR receptor-like serine/threonine-protein kinase At1g07650 isoform X1, producing the protein MECEVKWQQVKIFQSCSSAMLLYSQCLSALSLSNPRNRWALLQMMKVKGTLADDEVEALREIAVQLNKKDWNFSDPCSNVPTISIPRTDEYNNTLVCNCSFSGNVCHIQSIFLTGQDLDGVLPPALSKLPYLKQVNLARNYLSGSIPREWNSTKLELLVLSVNNLSGPIPGYLGSITTLQSLALESNLFSGTLPLELGNLVNLELLYLRANNLTGELPSALTKMTKLRVLQIGSNNFTGRIPDYFRSWKNLQALEMQASGLEGPLPSSLSALHNMTDLRISDLSGESSAFPNLSSMTGINKLMLRSCNITGEMPEYISAMRSLTDLDLSFNRLEGSIPNFADIMELATIYLTSNLLTGLPEWIKNRDSRYNIDLSYNTFPQNSVPNSCRETFNLFRSFSSRNNSILSNCLFPCSKDRYSLHLNCGGNQTTVGNIKYEADDASGGAAKFFQNSANWGFSSTGDFADVWSSNKDYIANNISILRMNNSELYKTARLSPLSLTYYARCLANGNYTVKLHFAEIVIRDNRSYYGVGRRIFNVYIQDKLVLEDFDIEREAQGVDKEVIKVFKAVVNVKTLEIRFQWAGKGTTNVPKSGTYGSLISAISVQSDFKPPDDSKRKKFIVIGVVSALFLVFVILGILWLKGCFGGRTTREQDLMGFDLHTGFFKFKQLKAATNNFDAANKLGEGGFGAVYKGELLDGTFIAVKQLSSKSKQGNREFVNEIGMISALQHPNLVKLYGCCIEGNQLFLVYEYMENNSLSHVLFGPEEGLKKLNWNTRYKICLGIARGLAFLHEESTLKIVHRDIKTTNILLDRDLNPKISDFGLAKLDEEEKTHISTRVAGTIGYMAPEYALWGYLSDKADVYSFGVVALELISGKNNVKYRPNENFVCLLDWALVLQQNGNLMELVDRKLGSAFNKEEALRMIKVALLCANPSPALRPTMSAVVSMLEGQTLVHEVKINPSIYGDELRFRAFTEDSDTTSVQSTQSLLYSPNAKRTAYTSLSV; encoded by the exons ATGGAGTGTGAGGTAAAATGGCAGCAAGTCAAAATCTTTCAAAGTTGTTCTTCTGCTATGCTGCTCTACTCACAGTGCTTATCTGCATTAAGCCTATCAAATCCCAGGAACAGGTGGGCACTCTTGCAGATGATGAAGGTGAAGGGC ACTCTTGCAGACGATGAAG TGGAAGCACTTCGTGAAATAGCTGTGCAATTGAATAAAAAGGATTGGAATTTCAGTGATCCTTGTAGCAATGTTCCGACTATTTCAATCCCGCGTACGGATGAGTACAACAACACTCTCGTCTGCAACTGCTCTTTCTCTGGCAATGTATGCCACATCCAAAGCAT TTTTCTTACCGGACAGGACCTTGATGGTGTGCTTCCGCCAGCACTGTCGAAGCTACCTTACCTTAAGCAAGT TAATTTGGCCAGGAATTACCTAAGTGGTTCAATACCGCGCGAATGGAATTCTACGAAGTTGGAACTTCT GGTTCTCAGTGTGAACAACTTATCAGGACCCATTCCTGGTTATTTGGGAAGCATAACTACCCTCCAATCTCT GGCCTTGGAGAGCAACTTATTTTCTGGAACTCTTCCCCTGGAATTGGGCAATTTGGTTAACCTGGAGCTTCT CTATCTTCGTGCTAACAATCTCACTGGTGAGCTGCCTTCAGCCCTCACTAAAATGACCAAATTAAGAGTACT TCAGATTGGCAGTAATAACTTCACTGGAAGAATACCTGACTACTTTCGAAGTTGGAAAAACCTCCAGGCCTT AGAGATGCAAGCGAGTGGTCTTGAAGGCCCCCTTCCATCTAGTCTATCTGCCTTGCATAATATGACAGATCT AAGGATTAGTGACTTAAGCGGTGAGAGTTCAGCTTTTCCAAACTTATCAAGCATGACGGGCATTAATAAATT GATGTTAAGGAGCTGCAATATAACAGGAGAAATGCCTGAATATATCTCTGCCATGAGAAGTCTGACTGATTT AGATCTTAGCTTCAACAGATTGGAAGGGAGTATTCCAAATTTTGCAGATATTATGGAATTGGCCACAAT ATATCTGACAAGCAACTTGCTAACTGGTCTTCCAGAGTGGATTAAAAATAGAGACAGTCGCTA CAATATAGATCTTTCTTACAATACTTTTCCTCAGAACTCTGTCCCAAATTCTTGTCGAGAGACCTT CAATTTGTTCAGAAGTTTTTCCAGTCGGAACAATTC GATACTTAGCAATTGCCTCTTTCCATGTTCAAAAG ATCGGTACTCGTTACATCTAAATTGCGGTGGAAATCAAACCACAGTTGGAAACATCAAGTACGAGGCAGATGACGCCTCAGGAGGTGCAGCAAAGTTTTTTCAGAACTCAGCAAATTGGGGATTTAGTAGTACTGGTGATTTTGCAGATGTTTGGAGCTCCAACAAAGACTATATAGCAAATAATATTTCGATACTCAGAATGAACAACTCTGAATTGTATAAAACTGCACGACtgtctcctctttctctcacaTATTATGCTCGTTGCTTAGCAAATGGAAATTACACTGTGAAACTGCACTTTGCGGAAATAGTTATCAGAGACAACAGGTCTTATTATGGTGTTGGAAGACGAATTTTTAACGTTTATATCCAG GATAAACTGGTTTTGGAGGATTTTGATATTGAAAGGGAAGCACAAGGGGTTGATAAGGAAGTGATTAAGGTATTTAAAGCAGTTGTTAACGTTAAGACTTTAGAAATCCGCTTTCAGTGGGCTGGGAAAGGGACAACAAATGTTCCAAAATCAGGAACATATGGTTCTCTGATATCAGCTATCTCAGTGCAGTCTG ATTTCAAACCACCTGATGATAGCAAAAGGAAGAAATTCATTGTGATTGGAGTTGTTTCAGCGTTATTCCTTGTTTTCGTAATTTTGGGCATTCTTTGGTTGAAAGGCTGTTTCGGAGGCAGGACAACCAGGGAACAAG ATCTCATGGGATTCGATCTTCACACTGGTTTCTTTAAATTCAAGCAACTTAAAGCTGCAACTAACAATTTCGATGCTGCAAACAAGCTTGGGGAAGGTGGCTTTGGAGCTGTTTACAAG GGCGAACTATTAGATGGCACATTTATTGCAGTTAAGCAactttcttcaaaatcaaagcaAGGAAATCGTGAATttgtgaatgaaataggcatgattTCTGCCTTACAACACCCAAATCTTGTGAAATTGTATGGATGCTGCATCGAAGGAAATCAGTTATTTTTGGTATACGAATATATGGAGAACAATAGCCTTTCCCATGTTTTGTTTG GCCCAGAGGAAGGCCTAAAGAAACTGAACTGGAATACGAGGTATAAAATATGTCTTGGCATTGCAAGAGGTCTGGCTTTCCTGCATGAGGAGTCGACACTGAAAATTGTTCATAGAGACATCAAAACAACCAATATACTGCTTGACCGAGACCTTAACCCTAAGATATCCGACTTTGGTTTGGCTAAGCTGGACGAAGAGGAGAAGACCCATATTAGTACCAGAGTCGCTGGAACCAT AGGATACATGGCACCAGAATATGCATTATGGGGTTATTTGAGTGACAAAGCAGATGTCTACAGTTTTGGGGTCGTTGCATTGGAACTCATATCTGGAAAAAACAACGTCAAATATCGTCCAAATGAGAATTTTGTATGCCTTCTTGATTGG GCCCTTGTTTTGCAACAAAATGGAAATCTGATGGAGCTGGTGGATCGAAAGTTGGGGTCTGCGTTCAATAAGGAAGAGGCATTGAGAATGATAAAGGTCGCTCTACTATGTGCCAATCCATCACCGGCACTAAGACCTACAATGTCTGCAGTAGTGAGCATGCTTGAAGGCCAAACTCTTGTTCACGAGGTGAAGATAAACCCGAGTATTTATGGTGACGAGTTGAGGTTTAGGGCCTTCACCGAGGACTCTGATACTACTTCTGTACAGAGCACGCAAAGCTTACTGTATTCACCCAATGCAAAACGGACCGCCTATACCTCATTGTCTGTCTAG
- the LOC126623383 gene encoding probable LRR receptor-like serine/threonine-protein kinase At1g07650 isoform X5, with protein MPHPKHDLDGVLPPALSKLPYLKQVNLARNYLSGSIPREWNSTKLELLVLSVNNLSGPIPGYLGSITTLQSLALESNLFSGTLPLELGNLVNLELLYLRANNLTGELPSALTKMTKLRVLQIGSNNFTGRIPDYFRSWKNLQALEMQASGLEGPLPSSLSALHNMTDLRISDLSGESSAFPNLSSMTGINKLMLRSCNITGEMPEYISAMRSLTDLDLSFNRLEGSIPNFADIMELATIYLTSNLLTGLPEWIKNRDSRYNIDLSYNTFPQNSVPNSCRETFNLFRSFSSRNNSILSNCLFPCSKDRYSLHLNCGGNQTTVGNIKYEADDASGGAAKFFQNSANWGFSSTGDFADVWSSNKDYIANNISILRMNNSELYKTARLSPLSLTYYARCLANGNYTVKLHFAEIVIRDNRSYYGVGRRIFNVYIQDKLVLEDFDIEREAQGVDKEVIKVFKAVVNVKTLEIRFQWAGKGTTNVPKSGTYGSLISAISVQSDFKPPDDSKRKKFIVIGVVSALFLVFVILGILWLKGCFGGRTTREQDLMGFDLHTGFFKFKQLKAATNNFDAANKLGEGGFGAVYKGELLDGTFIAVKQLSSKSKQGNREFVNEIGMISALQHPNLVKLYGCCIEGNQLFLVYEYMENNSLSHVLFGPEEGLKKLNWNTRYKICLGIARGLAFLHEESTLKIVHRDIKTTNILLDRDLNPKISDFGLAKLDEEEKTHISTRVAGTIGYMAPEYALWGYLSDKADVYSFGVVALELISGKNNVKYRPNENFVCLLDWALVLQQNGNLMELVDRKLGSAFNKEEALRMIKVALLCANPSPALRPTMSAVVSMLEGQTLVHEVKINPSIYGDELRFRAFTEDSDTTSVQSTQSLLYSPNAKRTAYTSLSV; from the exons ATGCCACATCCAAAGCAT GACCTTGATGGTGTGCTTCCGCCAGCACTGTCGAAGCTACCTTACCTTAAGCAAGT TAATTTGGCCAGGAATTACCTAAGTGGTTCAATACCGCGCGAATGGAATTCTACGAAGTTGGAACTTCT GGTTCTCAGTGTGAACAACTTATCAGGACCCATTCCTGGTTATTTGGGAAGCATAACTACCCTCCAATCTCT GGCCTTGGAGAGCAACTTATTTTCTGGAACTCTTCCCCTGGAATTGGGCAATTTGGTTAACCTGGAGCTTCT CTATCTTCGTGCTAACAATCTCACTGGTGAGCTGCCTTCAGCCCTCACTAAAATGACCAAATTAAGAGTACT TCAGATTGGCAGTAATAACTTCACTGGAAGAATACCTGACTACTTTCGAAGTTGGAAAAACCTCCAGGCCTT AGAGATGCAAGCGAGTGGTCTTGAAGGCCCCCTTCCATCTAGTCTATCTGCCTTGCATAATATGACAGATCT AAGGATTAGTGACTTAAGCGGTGAGAGTTCAGCTTTTCCAAACTTATCAAGCATGACGGGCATTAATAAATT GATGTTAAGGAGCTGCAATATAACAGGAGAAATGCCTGAATATATCTCTGCCATGAGAAGTCTGACTGATTT AGATCTTAGCTTCAACAGATTGGAAGGGAGTATTCCAAATTTTGCAGATATTATGGAATTGGCCACAAT ATATCTGACAAGCAACTTGCTAACTGGTCTTCCAGAGTGGATTAAAAATAGAGACAGTCGCTA CAATATAGATCTTTCTTACAATACTTTTCCTCAGAACTCTGTCCCAAATTCTTGTCGAGAGACCTT CAATTTGTTCAGAAGTTTTTCCAGTCGGAACAATTC GATACTTAGCAATTGCCTCTTTCCATGTTCAAAAG ATCGGTACTCGTTACATCTAAATTGCGGTGGAAATCAAACCACAGTTGGAAACATCAAGTACGAGGCAGATGACGCCTCAGGAGGTGCAGCAAAGTTTTTTCAGAACTCAGCAAATTGGGGATTTAGTAGTACTGGTGATTTTGCAGATGTTTGGAGCTCCAACAAAGACTATATAGCAAATAATATTTCGATACTCAGAATGAACAACTCTGAATTGTATAAAACTGCACGACtgtctcctctttctctcacaTATTATGCTCGTTGCTTAGCAAATGGAAATTACACTGTGAAACTGCACTTTGCGGAAATAGTTATCAGAGACAACAGGTCTTATTATGGTGTTGGAAGACGAATTTTTAACGTTTATATCCAG GATAAACTGGTTTTGGAGGATTTTGATATTGAAAGGGAAGCACAAGGGGTTGATAAGGAAGTGATTAAGGTATTTAAAGCAGTTGTTAACGTTAAGACTTTAGAAATCCGCTTTCAGTGGGCTGGGAAAGGGACAACAAATGTTCCAAAATCAGGAACATATGGTTCTCTGATATCAGCTATCTCAGTGCAGTCTG ATTTCAAACCACCTGATGATAGCAAAAGGAAGAAATTCATTGTGATTGGAGTTGTTTCAGCGTTATTCCTTGTTTTCGTAATTTTGGGCATTCTTTGGTTGAAAGGCTGTTTCGGAGGCAGGACAACCAGGGAACAAG ATCTCATGGGATTCGATCTTCACACTGGTTTCTTTAAATTCAAGCAACTTAAAGCTGCAACTAACAATTTCGATGCTGCAAACAAGCTTGGGGAAGGTGGCTTTGGAGCTGTTTACAAG GGCGAACTATTAGATGGCACATTTATTGCAGTTAAGCAactttcttcaaaatcaaagcaAGGAAATCGTGAATttgtgaatgaaataggcatgattTCTGCCTTACAACACCCAAATCTTGTGAAATTGTATGGATGCTGCATCGAAGGAAATCAGTTATTTTTGGTATACGAATATATGGAGAACAATAGCCTTTCCCATGTTTTGTTTG GCCCAGAGGAAGGCCTAAAGAAACTGAACTGGAATACGAGGTATAAAATATGTCTTGGCATTGCAAGAGGTCTGGCTTTCCTGCATGAGGAGTCGACACTGAAAATTGTTCATAGAGACATCAAAACAACCAATATACTGCTTGACCGAGACCTTAACCCTAAGATATCCGACTTTGGTTTGGCTAAGCTGGACGAAGAGGAGAAGACCCATATTAGTACCAGAGTCGCTGGAACCAT AGGATACATGGCACCAGAATATGCATTATGGGGTTATTTGAGTGACAAAGCAGATGTCTACAGTTTTGGGGTCGTTGCATTGGAACTCATATCTGGAAAAAACAACGTCAAATATCGTCCAAATGAGAATTTTGTATGCCTTCTTGATTGG GCCCTTGTTTTGCAACAAAATGGAAATCTGATGGAGCTGGTGGATCGAAAGTTGGGGTCTGCGTTCAATAAGGAAGAGGCATTGAGAATGATAAAGGTCGCTCTACTATGTGCCAATCCATCACCGGCACTAAGACCTACAATGTCTGCAGTAGTGAGCATGCTTGAAGGCCAAACTCTTGTTCACGAGGTGAAGATAAACCCGAGTATTTATGGTGACGAGTTGAGGTTTAGGGCCTTCACCGAGGACTCTGATACTACTTCTGTACAGAGCACGCAAAGCTTACTGTATTCACCCAATGCAAAACGGACCGCCTATACCTCATTGTCTGTCTAG
- the LOC126623383 gene encoding probable LRR receptor-like serine/threonine-protein kinase At1g07650 isoform X2 → MECDYVKKMAASQNLSKLFFCYVVLLTVLICIEPIKSQEPVGTLADDEVEALREIAVQLNKKDWNFSDPCSNVPTISIPRTDEYNNTLVCNCSFSGNVCHIQSIFLTGQDLDGVLPPALSKLPYLKQVNLARNYLSGSIPREWNSTKLELLVLSVNNLSGPIPGYLGSITTLQSLALESNLFSGTLPLELGNLVNLELLYLRANNLTGELPSALTKMTKLRVLQIGSNNFTGRIPDYFRSWKNLQALEMQASGLEGPLPSSLSALHNMTDLRISDLSGESSAFPNLSSMTGINKLMLRSCNITGEMPEYISAMRSLTDLDLSFNRLEGSIPNFADIMELATIYLTSNLLTGLPEWIKNRDSRYNIDLSYNTFPQNSVPNSCRETFNLFRSFSSRNNSILSNCLFPCSKDRYSLHLNCGGNQTTVGNIKYEADDASGGAAKFFQNSANWGFSSTGDFADVWSSNKDYIANNISILRMNNSELYKTARLSPLSLTYYARCLANGNYTVKLHFAEIVIRDNRSYYGVGRRIFNVYIQDKLVLEDFDIEREAQGVDKEVIKVFKAVVNVKTLEIRFQWAGKGTTNVPKSGTYGSLISAISVQSDFKPPDDSKRKKFIVIGVVSALFLVFVILGILWLKGCFGGRTTREQDLMGFDLHTGFFKFKQLKAATNNFDAANKLGEGGFGAVYKGELLDGTFIAVKQLSSKSKQGNREFVNEIGMISALQHPNLVKLYGCCIEGNQLFLVYEYMENNSLSHVLFGPEEGLKKLNWNTRYKICLGIARGLAFLHEESTLKIVHRDIKTTNILLDRDLNPKISDFGLAKLDEEEKTHISTRVAGTIGYMAPEYALWGYLSDKADVYSFGVVALELISGKNNVKYRPNENFVCLLDWALVLQQNGNLMELVDRKLGSAFNKEEALRMIKVALLCANPSPALRPTMSAVVSMLEGQTLVHEVKINPSIYGDELRFRAFTEDSDTTSVQSTQSLLYSPNAKRTAYTSLSV, encoded by the exons ATggaatgtgattatgtaaagAAAATGGCAGCAAGTCAAAACCTTTCAAAGTTGTTCTTCTGCTATGTTGTTCTACTCACAGTACTTATCTGCATTGAACCAATCAAATCCCAGGAACCGGTGGGCACTCTTGCAGACGATGAAG TGGAAGCACTTCGTGAAATAGCTGTGCAATTGAATAAAAAGGATTGGAATTTCAGTGATCCTTGTAGCAATGTTCCGACTATTTCAATCCCGCGTACGGATGAGTACAACAACACTCTCGTCTGCAACTGCTCTTTCTCTGGCAATGTATGCCACATCCAAAGCAT TTTTCTTACCGGACAGGACCTTGATGGTGTGCTTCCGCCAGCACTGTCGAAGCTACCTTACCTTAAGCAAGT TAATTTGGCCAGGAATTACCTAAGTGGTTCAATACCGCGCGAATGGAATTCTACGAAGTTGGAACTTCT GGTTCTCAGTGTGAACAACTTATCAGGACCCATTCCTGGTTATTTGGGAAGCATAACTACCCTCCAATCTCT GGCCTTGGAGAGCAACTTATTTTCTGGAACTCTTCCCCTGGAATTGGGCAATTTGGTTAACCTGGAGCTTCT CTATCTTCGTGCTAACAATCTCACTGGTGAGCTGCCTTCAGCCCTCACTAAAATGACCAAATTAAGAGTACT TCAGATTGGCAGTAATAACTTCACTGGAAGAATACCTGACTACTTTCGAAGTTGGAAAAACCTCCAGGCCTT AGAGATGCAAGCGAGTGGTCTTGAAGGCCCCCTTCCATCTAGTCTATCTGCCTTGCATAATATGACAGATCT AAGGATTAGTGACTTAAGCGGTGAGAGTTCAGCTTTTCCAAACTTATCAAGCATGACGGGCATTAATAAATT GATGTTAAGGAGCTGCAATATAACAGGAGAAATGCCTGAATATATCTCTGCCATGAGAAGTCTGACTGATTT AGATCTTAGCTTCAACAGATTGGAAGGGAGTATTCCAAATTTTGCAGATATTATGGAATTGGCCACAAT ATATCTGACAAGCAACTTGCTAACTGGTCTTCCAGAGTGGATTAAAAATAGAGACAGTCGCTA CAATATAGATCTTTCTTACAATACTTTTCCTCAGAACTCTGTCCCAAATTCTTGTCGAGAGACCTT CAATTTGTTCAGAAGTTTTTCCAGTCGGAACAATTC GATACTTAGCAATTGCCTCTTTCCATGTTCAAAAG ATCGGTACTCGTTACATCTAAATTGCGGTGGAAATCAAACCACAGTTGGAAACATCAAGTACGAGGCAGATGACGCCTCAGGAGGTGCAGCAAAGTTTTTTCAGAACTCAGCAAATTGGGGATTTAGTAGTACTGGTGATTTTGCAGATGTTTGGAGCTCCAACAAAGACTATATAGCAAATAATATTTCGATACTCAGAATGAACAACTCTGAATTGTATAAAACTGCACGACtgtctcctctttctctcacaTATTATGCTCGTTGCTTAGCAAATGGAAATTACACTGTGAAACTGCACTTTGCGGAAATAGTTATCAGAGACAACAGGTCTTATTATGGTGTTGGAAGACGAATTTTTAACGTTTATATCCAG GATAAACTGGTTTTGGAGGATTTTGATATTGAAAGGGAAGCACAAGGGGTTGATAAGGAAGTGATTAAGGTATTTAAAGCAGTTGTTAACGTTAAGACTTTAGAAATCCGCTTTCAGTGGGCTGGGAAAGGGACAACAAATGTTCCAAAATCAGGAACATATGGTTCTCTGATATCAGCTATCTCAGTGCAGTCTG ATTTCAAACCACCTGATGATAGCAAAAGGAAGAAATTCATTGTGATTGGAGTTGTTTCAGCGTTATTCCTTGTTTTCGTAATTTTGGGCATTCTTTGGTTGAAAGGCTGTTTCGGAGGCAGGACAACCAGGGAACAAG ATCTCATGGGATTCGATCTTCACACTGGTTTCTTTAAATTCAAGCAACTTAAAGCTGCAACTAACAATTTCGATGCTGCAAACAAGCTTGGGGAAGGTGGCTTTGGAGCTGTTTACAAG GGCGAACTATTAGATGGCACATTTATTGCAGTTAAGCAactttcttcaaaatcaaagcaAGGAAATCGTGAATttgtgaatgaaataggcatgattTCTGCCTTACAACACCCAAATCTTGTGAAATTGTATGGATGCTGCATCGAAGGAAATCAGTTATTTTTGGTATACGAATATATGGAGAACAATAGCCTTTCCCATGTTTTGTTTG GCCCAGAGGAAGGCCTAAAGAAACTGAACTGGAATACGAGGTATAAAATATGTCTTGGCATTGCAAGAGGTCTGGCTTTCCTGCATGAGGAGTCGACACTGAAAATTGTTCATAGAGACATCAAAACAACCAATATACTGCTTGACCGAGACCTTAACCCTAAGATATCCGACTTTGGTTTGGCTAAGCTGGACGAAGAGGAGAAGACCCATATTAGTACCAGAGTCGCTGGAACCAT AGGATACATGGCACCAGAATATGCATTATGGGGTTATTTGAGTGACAAAGCAGATGTCTACAGTTTTGGGGTCGTTGCATTGGAACTCATATCTGGAAAAAACAACGTCAAATATCGTCCAAATGAGAATTTTGTATGCCTTCTTGATTGG GCCCTTGTTTTGCAACAAAATGGAAATCTGATGGAGCTGGTGGATCGAAAGTTGGGGTCTGCGTTCAATAAGGAAGAGGCATTGAGAATGATAAAGGTCGCTCTACTATGTGCCAATCCATCACCGGCACTAAGACCTACAATGTCTGCAGTAGTGAGCATGCTTGAAGGCCAAACTCTTGTTCACGAGGTGAAGATAAACCCGAGTATTTATGGTGACGAGTTGAGGTTTAGGGCCTTCACCGAGGACTCTGATACTACTTCTGTACAGAGCACGCAAAGCTTACTGTATTCACCCAATGCAAAACGGACCGCCTATACCTCATTGTCTGTCTAG